One genomic window of Rhizobium sp. Pop5 includes the following:
- the ppk2 gene encoding polyphosphate kinase 2, translated as MSQKDQDQLSRIKAEIADSFDEELEMQMEEDRLDDLVAEGMSGPAEQTLDRKMYFRELFRLQHELVRLQDWVQYKKLKVVVLFEGRDSAGKGGAIKRVTQRLNPRVCRTVALPAPTERERHQWYFQRYVPHLPTAGEIVLFDRSWYNRAGVERVMGFCTPGELEEFFRSVPEFERMLVRSGIVLIKYWFSITDEEQEFRFQMRIHDPLKQWKLSPMDMESRVHWEEYTKAKEEMLARTHTQDAPWWVVQAVDKKRARLNCIAHLLEQIPYEDVPKTEIKLPDRIRHADYIRTPVPADMYVPERY; from the coding sequence ATGTCTCAAAAAGATCAGGACCAGCTTAGCCGCATAAAGGCTGAAATCGCCGACAGCTTCGATGAGGAGCTGGAAATGCAGATGGAAGAGGACCGCCTGGACGATCTGGTCGCCGAGGGGATGTCGGGACCGGCGGAGCAGACGCTCGATCGCAAGATGTACTTCCGGGAACTCTTCCGGCTGCAGCACGAACTGGTGCGGCTGCAGGATTGGGTTCAGTATAAGAAGCTGAAGGTTGTCGTGCTTTTCGAAGGCCGGGATTCGGCCGGCAAGGGCGGCGCCATCAAGCGTGTGACCCAAAGGCTCAACCCGCGCGTCTGCCGGACTGTCGCACTGCCTGCTCCGACCGAACGGGAACGCCATCAATGGTATTTCCAGCGTTATGTCCCGCATCTTCCCACAGCCGGCGAAATCGTGCTCTTCGACCGGAGCTGGTACAATCGCGCCGGTGTCGAGCGCGTGATGGGGTTCTGCACGCCCGGTGAACTGGAGGAGTTCTTCCGTTCCGTTCCGGAATTCGAGCGCATGCTCGTCCGCTCCGGTATCGTGCTGATCAAATACTGGTTTTCGATCACCGACGAGGAGCAGGAATTCCGCTTCCAGATGCGCATCCACGATCCGCTGAAGCAATGGAAGCTTTCGCCGATGGATATGGAAAGCCGCGTCCACTGGGAAGAGTATACCAAAGCCAAGGAAGAAATGCTGGCGCGCACGCATACCCAGGACGCGCCCTGGTGGGTGGTCCAGGCCGTGGATAAGAAGCGGGCGCGGTTGAACTGCATCGCCCATCTTCTCGAGCAGATTCCCTACGAGGATGTGCCGAAGACGGAGATCAAGCTGCCCGACCGCATCCGCCATGCCGACTACATCAGGACGCCGGTTCCAGCCGACATGTACGTGCCAGAGCGTTATTGA
- a CDS encoding LysR family transcriptional regulator, whose amino-acid sequence MKVDLGDLNAFVAVAQAGGFREGARASGGSASFLSEAVRRLEAQLGVRLLNRTTRSVVPTEAGKGLLERLGPALTEVESALDVVNGFRDKPAGSLRLNVPVSAARLVLPAIIPRFLAAYPDIRLEVVTEESFVDVIAAGCDAGIRYDERLEQDMIAVPIGPRVQRFATAASPDYLDRHGRPQHPSELLGHACLLGRFASGALTTPWEFERDGEVVRVEPSGPLIVRIGGATDLKVDAAISGTGIVYVFEDWLRPHLDSGALEPILEPWWQRFSGPFLYYPGRRLVPAPLRAFIDFVKASANQH is encoded by the coding sequence ATGAAAGTCGACTTGGGTGATTTGAATGCCTTCGTGGCGGTGGCGCAGGCCGGCGGTTTCCGCGAAGGCGCGCGCGCAAGCGGCGGCAGCGCCTCCTTTCTCAGCGAGGCGGTTCGTCGCCTGGAGGCGCAGCTCGGCGTCAGGCTGCTCAACCGCACGACGCGCAGCGTCGTTCCGACCGAGGCGGGCAAGGGTCTGCTGGAACGGCTCGGCCCTGCGCTGACAGAGGTGGAGTCCGCCCTCGACGTCGTCAACGGGTTTCGTGATAAGCCCGCCGGTTCGTTGCGCCTCAATGTGCCGGTCAGCGCGGCACGGCTGGTGCTACCCGCCATCATTCCACGATTTCTTGCAGCCTATCCCGATATCCGGCTGGAGGTGGTCACCGAGGAGAGCTTCGTCGATGTGATCGCCGCGGGCTGCGACGCCGGCATCCGTTATGACGAACGGCTGGAACAGGATATGATCGCCGTGCCGATCGGGCCGCGCGTGCAGCGCTTTGCCACTGCGGCGTCCCCTGATTATCTCGATCGTCATGGCCGGCCGCAGCACCCCAGCGAATTGCTCGGCCATGCCTGTCTGCTCGGCCGTTTTGCCAGTGGCGCGCTGACGACGCCGTGGGAATTCGAGCGAGACGGCGAGGTCGTTCGGGTTGAACCGAGCGGCCCCTTGATCGTCAGGATCGGCGGGGCGACCGATCTTAAGGTGGACGCTGCAATATCGGGTACGGGGATCGTCTACGTTTTCGAGGACTGGCTGCGCCCGCATCTCGACAGCGGCGCCCTTGAGCCGATCCTCGAACCATGGTGGCAGCGCTTTTCCGGTCCGTTCCTCTATTATCCCGGACGGCGCCTCGTGCCTGCGCCGCTGCGGGCTTTCATCGATTTCGTCAAGGCATCGGCCAACCAGCATTGA
- a CDS encoding GGDEF domain-containing protein has translation MDLATVLLLHKSSFIVGAICFSYVRWRSREPGLDLLAVGCCLLAVASTLAGMGEQGSIAVVLWTFGSFSVGVTGYSLMAMGLLRLSCRQRKWSDWILVAAALILSAIVGGMHWYEYNPARAAIFNAAAAAFLTTSGTRIVKDFFADRLPARLGLLASLSAATAFSALVVVGMIFPDHAPIEPRYAFFLLIICHFSLALFVVVLVQERAESQLRHLANTDALTGIPNRQRFLASLPGAPRNGDAFIMIDIDHFKSVNDLYGHETGDVVLVGVAQAIAAIAGKGMSLGRLGGEEFALFLGNQTEETAFAKAEEVRRAVKALVFSAGTTVISPGVSVGVALWKGAGDLQKLRDQADQALYCAKRGGRDRVQLYVHSPLLTSPGPTDSQTAGCLR, from the coding sequence ATGGATCTCGCCACAGTTCTTCTTCTTCATAAATCTTCCTTCATCGTCGGCGCGATCTGTTTTTCCTATGTCAGGTGGCGTTCCAGAGAGCCCGGGCTTGATCTTCTCGCGGTCGGTTGTTGCCTTCTCGCCGTCGCATCGACGCTTGCCGGAATGGGTGAGCAGGGCTCGATAGCAGTCGTGCTCTGGACTTTCGGAAGCTTTTCCGTCGGCGTGACAGGCTATTCGCTGATGGCAATGGGGTTGCTCCGGCTGAGTTGCCGCCAGCGAAAATGGTCCGACTGGATTCTCGTTGCGGCCGCGCTGATCTTGTCGGCGATTGTCGGGGGCATGCACTGGTATGAATACAATCCGGCACGAGCAGCAATCTTCAACGCCGCTGCCGCGGCCTTCCTGACGACCTCCGGCACCAGAATTGTGAAAGACTTTTTCGCCGACCGCCTGCCGGCGAGGTTGGGTCTTCTCGCGTCCCTTTCGGCTGCGACGGCATTTTCGGCACTGGTGGTTGTCGGAATGATTTTTCCTGATCATGCGCCGATCGAACCACGCTATGCCTTCTTCCTGCTGATTATCTGCCACTTCTCCCTGGCGCTGTTCGTGGTTGTGCTCGTGCAGGAACGAGCCGAATCGCAGCTGAGACATCTGGCAAACACGGATGCCCTGACCGGAATACCAAACCGGCAGCGTTTCCTCGCATCTCTTCCGGGCGCGCCGAGGAACGGTGACGCCTTCATCATGATCGACATCGATCATTTCAAGAGCGTCAACGACCTTTATGGCCATGAGACCGGCGATGTGGTGCTTGTCGGCGTGGCTCAAGCCATCGCTGCCATTGCCGGAAAGGGAATGTCGCTTGGCCGGCTTGGTGGAGAAGAATTCGCGCTGTTTCTAGGCAACCAGACCGAAGAAACAGCTTTCGCCAAAGCCGAAGAGGTTCGTCGGGCGGTCAAGGCTCTGGTGTTTTCGGCCGGCACCACGGTAATAAGCCCTGGCGTGAGCGTGGGCGTTGCGCTTTGGAAGGGCGCTGGAGATTTACAGAAGCTTCGAGACCAGGCCGACCAAGCGCTCTACTGCGCGAAGCGGGGTGGCCGCGACAGGGTTCAGTTGTACGTTCATTCGCCGCTCCTCACTTCACCCGGGCCAACCGACAGTCAGACAGCAGGCTGCCTGCGATAA
- a CDS encoding DUF4153 domain-containing protein has product MDISDTLTGPMPIRRGNGPIAGLFALVALADFLIFDKAPGINLLLFAFAVCTGILLSAPKRPSPLTAVFLLIFLTLASAPLLEAPSLAGFALCLGALMLVALVAARLIPGRLTSLPFVFFRFILVIPLRLAEDCWKHGATPAKHFSFARVRQSVGLWVMPLVLAAVFVSLFAAANPLIEIALRSIDFAILLQFLDLWRIGFWITVAIIVWAMFRPRLKRRSVRSQTDRAFMVVPARNAPLGHASLLRSLALFNAVFAVQTLLDLVYLWGGADLPDHMSHAEYAHRGAYPLIATALLAAGFVLIAMRRGGPGDHSALIRGLVHAWIGQNVLLCLSSMLRLGLYVEVYSLTELRVAAGVWMGLVAIGLILILLRILLKRSNEWLIAANLVSLVAVLYVSAFIDIPAFIARFNVVHSQEISQEGPPLDLDYLSSLGPSVIPALDLYLLKLPDRLIDQRTRAMTVRYYLSTNFEMRRRDWRNWTFRAARLENYLLDPIAR; this is encoded by the coding sequence ATGGATATATCAGATACCTTGACGGGACCGATGCCCATCAGGCGTGGCAACGGCCCGATTGCCGGCCTGTTCGCGCTCGTTGCGCTTGCGGACTTTCTGATTTTTGATAAGGCGCCTGGGATAAACCTTCTCCTCTTTGCCTTCGCCGTCTGTACCGGCATTTTGCTCTCGGCTCCCAAGAGGCCATCGCCTTTGACGGCGGTTTTCCTGCTGATTTTCTTGACGCTGGCTTCGGCGCCCTTGCTGGAGGCCCCCTCGCTGGCGGGTTTTGCCCTTTGTCTCGGGGCGCTGATGTTGGTTGCCCTCGTCGCGGCCAGGCTGATCCCCGGTCGCCTCACAAGCCTGCCCTTCGTGTTTTTCCGTTTCATCCTCGTCATTCCCCTGCGGCTCGCGGAGGATTGCTGGAAACATGGCGCCACGCCGGCCAAACATTTCTCCTTCGCGAGGGTCAGGCAGAGCGTCGGTCTCTGGGTCATGCCGCTCGTTCTCGCAGCGGTTTTCGTGTCTCTCTTTGCGGCTGCGAACCCGCTTATCGAGATTGCGCTGCGCAGCATTGATTTTGCCATCCTCCTGCAATTCCTCGATCTTTGGCGGATCGGCTTCTGGATAACGGTCGCCATCATCGTCTGGGCGATGTTCCGGCCGCGTCTGAAGCGCCGCTCTGTGCGGTCGCAGACCGACAGGGCTTTCATGGTCGTGCCCGCCAGAAATGCACCGCTCGGGCATGCCTCGCTGTTGCGCTCGCTCGCCCTGTTCAACGCGGTTTTTGCCGTGCAGACGCTTCTCGATCTCGTCTATCTCTGGGGCGGCGCTGATCTGCCCGATCACATGAGCCATGCCGAATATGCGCATCGCGGCGCCTATCCCCTGATCGCGACAGCGCTTCTTGCCGCCGGCTTCGTCCTCATCGCCATGCGGCGCGGCGGGCCTGGCGATCACAGTGCGCTGATCCGCGGCCTCGTCCACGCCTGGATCGGCCAGAACGTTCTTCTCTGCCTGTCGTCGATGCTGCGGCTCGGGCTCTACGTTGAAGTCTATTCGCTGACGGAACTGCGCGTCGCCGCCGGCGTCTGGATGGGTCTCGTCGCCATCGGGCTTATCCTGATCCTGCTGCGCATTCTGCTCAAACGCTCCAACGAGTGGCTGATCGCCGCCAACCTCGTCTCCCTGGTTGCTGTGCTCTACGTCAGCGCTTTCATCGATATCCCGGCTTTCATCGCCCGCTTCAATGTCGTTCACAGTCAGGAAATCAGCCAGGAAGGCCCGCCGCTCGACCTGGATTATCTCTCCTCGCTGGGTCCGTCCGTCATTCCGGCGCTCGATCTCTATCTCCTCAAGCTGCCGGACCGGCTGATCGACCAGAGGACCCGGGCGATGACAGTTCGGTACTACCTCTCCACGAATTTCGAAATGCGCCGGCGTGACTGGCGGAACTGGACCTTCCGGGCGGCGCGGCTGGAGAACTATCTTCTGGATCCCATTGCAAGATAG
- the rpsU gene encoding 30S ribosomal protein S21 produces the protein MQVLVRDNNVDQALRVLKKKMQREGLFREMKERRAYEKPSERRVREKAQAISRQRKVARKKMQREGLLAGRKRTAAR, from the coding sequence ATGCAGGTACTCGTCAGAGACAACAATGTCGATCAGGCTCTCAGGGTTTTGAAAAAGAAAATGCAGCGCGAAGGCCTGTTCCGCGAAATGAAGGAACGGCGCGCCTACGAGAAACCATCCGAACGCCGCGTCAGGGAGAAGGCGCAGGCGATCAGCCGGCAGCGCAAGGTCGCCCGCAAGAAGATGCAGCGTGAGGGCCTGCTTGCCGGGCGGAAGCGGACGGCTGCCCGCTAA
- a CDS encoding HAMP domain-containing sensor histidine kinase codes for MPAPKVRTKWRPTLALIVYAVLLTVMTLPILIVVWFRAVEANSNGMAPTEIGALVVVLLLTLGVAYVLTRTITGPIDALIARAEEIARGGKAAIRPLESHGTREIAVLSQSFLDLAGKLVDRTEYVRSFAAHVSHELKSPLTAIRGAAELLRDDDGERQMTKAQRLHFLDNIVADAVRLDALLQRLRELAQAETPLAEGQISVADIVSLLRGRFPALEISGAGDMAISVSLPQEAAGIVFANLAENALQHGATMLELAVSVDTRTAVILVRDDGSGISEANCERVFQPFFSTRREQGGTGMGLGIVRAMLSSHGGTIHLRQTTGTGAEFEITLPAQSTRG; via the coding sequence ATGCCGGCGCCTAAAGTCCGTACGAAGTGGCGGCCGACCTTGGCGCTGATCGTCTATGCCGTGCTTTTGACCGTCATGACGCTGCCGATCCTGATCGTCGTCTGGTTTCGCGCCGTCGAGGCGAATTCGAACGGAATGGCGCCGACGGAAATCGGCGCCCTCGTCGTCGTCCTCCTGTTGACGCTCGGTGTTGCCTATGTGCTGACGCGCACCATTACCGGGCCCATCGACGCCCTGATCGCCCGCGCGGAAGAGATCGCCCGCGGCGGCAAGGCGGCGATCCGGCCGCTCGAAAGCCACGGAACGCGCGAGATTGCGGTGCTATCGCAAAGCTTCCTCGATCTCGCGGGGAAACTGGTCGATCGTACCGAATATGTCCGCTCCTTTGCCGCTCACGTCTCTCATGAGCTGAAGTCGCCGCTGACAGCTATCCGCGGTGCGGCGGAGCTTTTGCGCGACGATGACGGCGAGCGGCAGATGACGAAAGCGCAGCGCCTGCATTTTCTCGACAATATCGTCGCCGACGCGGTGCGGCTGGACGCATTGCTGCAGCGGCTGAGAGAGCTTGCGCAAGCGGAAACACCTTTGGCCGAGGGCCAGATCAGCGTCGCGGACATCGTATCCTTGCTGCGTGGGCGATTTCCCGCCCTCGAGATATCAGGCGCAGGCGACATGGCAATATCGGTTTCTCTTCCCCAGGAAGCAGCCGGAATCGTCTTTGCCAACCTTGCCGAAAACGCCCTGCAGCACGGCGCCACGATGTTGGAACTCGCAGTGTCGGTCGATACCCGAACGGCCGTCATTCTTGTCCGCGACGACGGCAGCGGCATTTCCGAGGCAAATTGCGAGCGTGTTTTTCAGCCGTTCTTCTCGACCCGACGCGAACAGGGCGGCACGGGCATGGGTCTCGGCATCGTCCGCGCCATGCTGAGCTCTCATGGCGGCACGATCCACCTTCGGCAGACGACCGGCACCGGCGCCGAGTTCGAAATCACCCTCCCCGCCCAATCCACGCGCGGCTGA
- a CDS encoding helix-turn-helix transcriptional regulator: MKTGAADMDHVDIIDTVYQAAARSELWPNALCSIVDYVGAVGGNIVYQSPDGRGSFLIPGRMRDDLNTLYLRRYTSNPYARAFEKVKPGEIAIGNTLIDAEAVRHSAFYADICEPQDIFNQLFLPHASLHERGGIGGVALFLSRRQDEHVAEAAARLKLLSPHLTRAIDLSFQMSRIARAPELSQRLIDAIADAAVLIDGRGAILLLNKAAEALIRRADGIFLSRSERPSLAAHISESSLRLATAVHQALMIANGEDTPFEGALSISRPSGLPPYLVMVTPLAPAAVSIWDAVDGGARVLIHIVDPEAKTRRQAQQLQRIFGLTEAETRVAALIGSGMNLPEIAQALGISSNTVKTHTGRCFGKTGVRSQAALARLIASIPIAERQAPPPVRTDGKSLPRES; the protein is encoded by the coding sequence ATGAAAACGGGAGCGGCTGATATGGATCATGTCGACATCATTGACACGGTCTATCAGGCTGCGGCCCGGTCCGAGCTCTGGCCGAATGCGCTGTGCTCGATCGTCGATTACGTCGGCGCGGTCGGTGGGAATATCGTCTATCAGTCGCCTGACGGCCGCGGCAGCTTTTTAATCCCAGGCCGGATGCGCGACGATTTGAACACGCTTTACCTCCGGCGTTACACGTCCAACCCCTATGCCCGCGCATTCGAGAAGGTGAAGCCGGGCGAAATCGCGATCGGCAACACGCTGATCGATGCCGAGGCCGTCCGGCATTCGGCCTTTTATGCCGATATCTGTGAACCTCAGGACATCTTCAACCAGCTCTTCCTACCGCATGCCAGCCTGCATGAGCGCGGAGGCATCGGTGGTGTCGCCCTTTTCCTGTCTCGCCGGCAGGATGAGCATGTTGCCGAGGCGGCAGCTCGGCTGAAGCTGCTCAGCCCGCATCTGACGCGCGCGATCGATCTTTCTTTTCAAATGAGTCGGATCGCCCGCGCACCCGAATTGTCGCAAAGATTGATCGATGCCATTGCCGACGCGGCCGTGCTGATCGACGGGCGCGGTGCGATCCTTCTTCTGAATAAGGCGGCCGAGGCACTGATTCGGCGGGCCGATGGCATTTTCCTCAGCCGATCCGAAAGACCGTCGCTTGCCGCCCACATCTCCGAAAGCTCCCTGCGCCTGGCGACCGCCGTCCATCAGGCTCTGATGATTGCCAATGGCGAAGACACGCCTTTCGAAGGAGCGTTGTCGATCTCTCGGCCATCGGGTTTGCCACCGTATCTGGTGATGGTCACGCCGCTTGCACCGGCGGCGGTTTCCATCTGGGACGCGGTCGACGGTGGGGCACGTGTCCTCATTCATATCGTCGATCCGGAGGCGAAGACACGCCGGCAGGCGCAACAGCTACAGCGCATCTTCGGCCTCACGGAAGCCGAAACGCGGGTTGCAGCGCTAATCGGCAGCGGGATGAATCTGCCTGAGATTGCCCAGGCTCTCGGCATTTCCTCCAATACGGTGAAAACACATACCGGCCGATGCTTCGGTAAAACCGGGGTGCGGTCCCAGGCAGCGCTTGCCAGGCTGATCGCCTCGATTCCGATCGCTGAAAGGCAAGCGCCGCCGCCGGTCCGGACAGATGGAAAGAGCCTTCCGCGGGAATCGTGA
- a CDS encoding Ig-like domain-containing protein, whose translation MASPIHATDDSATFQETDVISGNLLSNDSSDNGHLFLRAFDGESVGAKQGNNQVTEIHGDFGTFFVKPDGSYTYVLSDAAKIGFTNGETLVEKVSYKISDGAGHTDVGMFTLNIQGVTQIKPVAVEDTFNFTEGSALSGNVLANDIAGDNGKLILRQFLNTKVNGATDAVTDVAGTYGTFHVKADGSFTYELTSDIAAGDHVTEVLRYYKISDGEGHTDSAKVTLNITGTDFDATHFPV comes from the coding sequence ATGGCTTCGCCGATACACGCAACTGATGATAGTGCAACATTTCAAGAAACTGACGTAATTTCCGGAAATCTGCTTTCCAACGATTCTTCCGACAACGGCCACCTGTTCCTGCGCGCCTTCGACGGCGAAAGCGTCGGTGCCAAGCAGGGCAACAACCAGGTTACTGAGATCCATGGCGATTTCGGTACCTTCTTCGTCAAGCCGGACGGCAGCTACACCTATGTCCTGAGCGACGCCGCCAAGATCGGCTTCACCAATGGTGAGACACTGGTCGAAAAGGTTTCGTACAAGATCTCCGACGGCGCCGGTCACACCGACGTCGGCATGTTCACCCTGAACATCCAGGGCGTAACCCAGATCAAGCCGGTCGCTGTCGAAGATACCTTCAACTTCACCGAAGGTAGCGCTCTTAGCGGTAACGTTCTGGCCAACGACATTGCTGGCGACAACGGCAAGCTCATCCTCCGTCAGTTCCTCAACACGAAGGTAAACGGTGCGACTGACGCCGTCACCGACGTCGCTGGCACGTACGGCACGTTCCACGTCAAGGCGGATGGCTCGTTCACCTACGAACTGACCTCGGATATCGCTGCCGGCGATCATGTCACGGAAGTTCTCCGTTACTACAAAATCTCCGATGGCGAAGGCCACACGGACTCTGCCAAGGTGACGCTGAACATCACCGGCACGGATTTTGATGCTACCCATTTCCCCGTCTGA
- a CDS encoding response regulator transcription factor has protein sequence MAPRILVVDDEPHIRDVICFALDRAGLVSAVARNGTEAMAAFRRGNLDLIILDIGMPDMDGLDVCQQIRKTSGLPILFLSARDEEIDRVLGLEIGGDDYVTKPFSPRELVARVKAILKRSGSETEPDRRHATLVAGDLSLDRRGRTVMFGDNAIAVTALEFAILDALLSHQDMVFSREQLMEAAYGPNTYVSDRTIDSHIRNIRAKFVAAGGSGVIATVHGIGFKLGGDVGRKA, from the coding sequence ATGGCGCCGCGCATTCTCGTCGTCGACGACGAACCTCACATCCGCGATGTGATCTGCTTTGCCCTCGATCGCGCCGGTCTCGTATCGGCGGTGGCTCGCAACGGCACCGAAGCGATGGCGGCCTTCCGCCGCGGCAATCTCGATCTCATCATTCTCGATATTGGCATGCCTGACATGGACGGTCTGGATGTCTGCCAGCAGATCCGCAAGACTTCGGGCCTGCCGATCCTGTTTCTTTCGGCGCGCGACGAGGAGATCGACAGGGTGTTGGGTCTCGAAATCGGCGGGGACGACTATGTCACCAAACCTTTCAGCCCACGCGAACTCGTCGCGAGGGTAAAGGCCATCCTGAAGCGTAGCGGCAGTGAAACAGAACCCGACAGACGACACGCCACCCTGGTTGCCGGCGACCTCAGCCTCGATCGCCGCGGCAGGACGGTCATGTTCGGCGATAATGCCATCGCTGTGACAGCGCTGGAATTCGCCATCCTCGACGCATTGCTGTCACATCAGGATATGGTCTTCAGTCGCGAACAGCTGATGGAAGCGGCCTATGGTCCGAACACCTATGTCTCCGACCGGACGATCGACAGCCATATCCGCAATATCAGGGCCAAATTCGTCGCCGCCGGCGGTTCCGGGGTTATCGCAACCGTTCACGGTATCGGCTTCAAGCTCGGCGGCGACGTCGGGAGGAAGGCCTGA
- a CDS encoding arsenic transporter has product MTENAFIWSIAGLTAAGVVTRPFRWPEAIWAALGALVLLAFQLIGPADALAGIAKGIDVYLFLIGMMLLSELARREGLFDWIAAIATSHAKGSPRRLFVLVYLVGLVVTVFLSNDATAVVLTPAVYAACRAARVRDPMPYLLVCAFIANAASFLLPISNPANLVIFAGGEMPPLSRWLSTFLVPSIVSIVVTFVCLYWTQRRILSEESLAASAERPALSRSASLAGWGILVTAIILVAASAMHADLGVPTFLAGTITTALVLMLTRQSPVETIKGISWSVLPLVAGLFVIVEALDRTGVTGLLSRELASLASASQAQAVGVAGVFVAVVCNLVNNLPAGLVAGSAVQAAHVSDKVAGAVLIGVDLGPNLSVTGSLATILWLSALRREGLHISSWKFLKLGTVVMFPALFFSLASLMLL; this is encoded by the coding sequence ATGACTGAGAATGCCTTCATATGGAGTATTGCCGGGCTCACCGCGGCAGGCGTCGTCACGCGGCCATTCCGTTGGCCGGAGGCGATCTGGGCGGCCCTCGGAGCTCTTGTCCTGCTTGCCTTCCAGCTCATCGGACCGGCCGACGCCTTGGCGGGGATCGCCAAGGGCATCGATGTCTACCTCTTCCTGATCGGCATGATGCTCTTGTCCGAGCTTGCGCGACGGGAAGGCCTGTTCGACTGGATCGCCGCCATTGCGACCTCGCATGCCAAGGGTTCTCCCAGGCGCCTGTTCGTCCTCGTTTATCTCGTCGGTCTCGTCGTGACCGTTTTTCTATCCAATGATGCGACGGCCGTCGTGCTCACGCCTGCTGTCTACGCCGCCTGCCGGGCAGCCCGGGTTCGGGACCCGATGCCCTATCTGCTGGTGTGCGCGTTTATCGCCAACGCAGCGAGCTTCCTGTTGCCGATCTCCAATCCGGCCAATCTCGTGATCTTCGCCGGCGGCGAGATGCCGCCTCTGTCACGCTGGTTGTCGACATTCCTCGTGCCGTCGATCGTTTCCATCGTCGTCACCTTCGTCTGCCTTTACTGGACGCAGCGGCGCATTCTTTCGGAAGAAAGCCTTGCCGCCAGTGCTGAGCGCCCGGCCCTTAGCCGCAGCGCCAGCCTCGCAGGTTGGGGAATTCTGGTGACGGCGATCATCCTCGTGGCAGCATCCGCCATGCATGCCGATCTTGGTGTTCCAACCTTTCTCGCGGGAACCATCACTACGGCACTCGTCCTGATGCTGACGCGGCAGAGCCCCGTCGAAACGATAAAGGGCATAAGCTGGAGCGTCCTGCCGCTGGTGGCGGGTCTGTTCGTGATCGTGGAAGCTCTTGATCGCACTGGTGTAACAGGGCTTCTCTCCAGAGAGCTTGCCTCCCTTGCCTCGGCTTCGCAGGCACAGGCGGTCGGCGTGGCCGGCGTGTTTGTCGCTGTCGTTTGCAATCTCGTCAACAATCTGCCGGCCGGATTGGTTGCCGGTAGCGCAGTCCAGGCGGCGCATGTCTCGGATAAGGTGGCGGGCGCTGTCCTGATCGGCGTCGATCTCGGGCCCAATCTGTCGGTCACGGGGTCGCTGGCAACGATCCTGTGGTTGTCGGCGCTGCGCCGCGAAGGCCTCCATATCAGCAGCTGGAAATTTTTGAAGCTCGGGACCGTCGTGATGTTCCCGGCGCTCTTTTTCTCCTTGGCGTCGCTCATGCTGCTGTAA
- a CDS encoding aldo/keto reductase family oxidoreductase translates to MSTIDQSGTFTIGDRRVKRLGYGAMQLAGPGVFGPPRDHGAALAVLREAVASGVNHIDTSDFYGPHLTNLIIREALHPYRDDLVIVTKVGARRGADGSWIPAFSREELTQAVHDNLRNLGLDVLDVVNLRIMFDVHGPAEGSIEEPLAVLADLQRQSLVRHLGLSNATSKQIAEGRGVTEIVCVQNQYNLAHRADDTLIDELAGKNIAYVPFFPLGGFTPLQSSTLSNVAARLNATPMQVALAWLLGRAPNILLIPGTSSVGHLRENLAAAGLALPEDAFEELNRMADIAA, encoded by the coding sequence ATGTCCACTATCGATCAGTCCGGTACGTTCACCATCGGCGACCGTCGCGTCAAACGGCTCGGCTACGGCGCCATGCAGCTTGCGGGTCCAGGCGTTTTCGGCCCACCCAGGGATCATGGCGCAGCCCTGGCGGTGTTGCGCGAAGCCGTTGCGTCAGGCGTCAATCACATCGATACCAGCGATTTCTACGGCCCCCACCTCACCAACCTTATCATCCGCGAAGCGCTGCACCCCTATCGCGACGATCTCGTCATCGTCACCAAGGTCGGCGCACGGCGCGGTGCGGATGGATCATGGATTCCGGCTTTCTCGCGCGAAGAGCTGACGCAGGCGGTACACGACAACCTGCGCAATCTCGGCCTGGATGTGCTCGACGTGGTCAACCTCAGGATCATGTTCGACGTGCATGGCCCCGCCGAAGGATCGATAGAAGAGCCGCTCGCGGTCCTTGCCGATCTTCAGCGACAAAGTCTGGTCCGTCACCTAGGCTTAAGCAACGCCACGTCGAAACAGATCGCCGAAGGCCGCGGGGTCACCGAGATCGTCTGCGTGCAGAATCAGTACAATCTGGCGCATCGGGCCGATGATACCTTGATCGACGAGCTTGCCGGCAAGAACATCGCCTATGTGCCGTTCTTCCCGCTCGGCGGCTTTACCCCACTGCAATCGTCCACGCTCTCCAACGTCGCCGCACGCCTGAACGCCACGCCCATGCAGGTGGCGCTCGCCTGGCTGCTGGGTCGCGCTCCGAACATCCTGCTGATCCCCGGCACCTCATCCGTCGGCCATCTCAGGGAGAACCTCGCCGCCGCCGGGCTGGCGCTGCCGGAAGACGCTTTCGAGGAACTGAACCGCATGGCTGATATCGCCGCCTGA